Part of the Paenarthrobacter sp. JL.01a genome is shown below.
CGGGCAAGCAGCCCTCGCACTATTCTGAACCGTTGCCGACGTCGGCCCTTCAGGTCCGTCCGCCGGAAGACGAAGTGGCTCGGCGCAATGCTGAACGCGAGCAAGCCGCCAAGGTGAAGCCGGTTGGTCCCCGCGTCTTCCAGGTACTGTTGGCGGTTTTCTACCCCGTCATCCTGCTGGTGCTGGCCGTGAGGGCAGTGACCAGCCCCCTGTTCCTGTGGGTGGAGTACAACCGTCCGGGTTTCCCCGGCGATGGCTACGGCTTCAACACTGATGACCGCATGACCTACGGCTCGTACGCCGTGGACTACCTCAGCAACTGGGCCGGTCCCCGGTACCTCGGTGGCCTGGTCAACCAGGACGGCGCCAAGCTCTTCAAGGACAGCGAAGTGGCGCATATGGCGGACGTCAAAACGGTGATTCTGTCCTCCTTCGGCGCCGGGCTCCTGCTCATCATCCTCAGCATCATTGCCATCATCTACTTGCGGAAACGGAGCAACGGCGGAATCCGTCGCGGGCTGTTCGCCGGCTCCATCGTCACCCTGGTCATCATCATCGGCCTCGCCGTCCTGGCGGTTCTGAGCTGGCAGCAGTTCTTCACCGAATTCCACCGGATCTTCTTCGCCAACGGCACATGGACTTTCTCCTTGGAGGACACCCTCATCAGGCTCTTCCCGGGACAGTTCTGGGTTGATGCGGGCATCGTCATCGGTGCCTTGGTGTTCATCGCGGCGACACTGACCTTCATCTTCACATGGCCGACCAAGCGGCGACGTGGCCTGGTGCCCCGCGAGGCAGAACGCGACGCCGAGGATCAGGACGAGGCAAGCGACGGGGCTTCCGACCCCGCTGTTGCGGGGGATCGCGGCTGACCCTACGCCTGTCCGGGAACGGACACGAAGCCGGAAGCATTTCGGCTCCGTGTCCGTTTTTTATTGCCAGTTCGACTTGCGACCCTGAATGTCGGCCTCGCCGTATATGCTGCGGGAAACGTCCAGTCGATAGGGGAGGACCATATGGCCGTGTTGAGGGTATGCGATGAACAACTGCCTGGAACCGGGGTGTCAGCCGCGCAAGAACTGTCCGGGTTGCCTGATGTCATCACGGTAGAGGAATTGATCCGCTGGCGTGTGCGCGAGGAGGTCGCCCGCCACAATGCCCTTGCCGGTAGCCGCACCACTGTGGTGGCCGTGTCCGCCACCGAACGCGAGTTCAATGCCCAAGGGACCCAAAGGACTGTCAAAGGACCTGGCCCCGAAAGCTGGGAGAAGCAGGCCGGTGCCGCGGTAAAGGGCTTCGAACGGAACGCCTTCTTCGTGCTGGTGGACGATCGACAGCTTTGCAGCCTTACGGACCAGATAGACGTCAGCAAAGCTACGGAAGCAACTTTCATCAAGCTTGTACCACTGGTCGGGGGATGAGCGGAATGACTGAAACAGCACCACCCAAGGCGTTCCCGCAGAAGCTGGCCCGGCTTGCCGATGAGCAACGGCACCGGCTGTTGGAATTTTTCGAGCCTGCGCATTCCGAATGGGCTGCTGGCGGGGAAGCCCTTAACGGTTACCGTCAGCAGTTTGCCCGTCATCTCGAGGAACTCGACCCCGAGGGGCGGAAGGGAGCGTTCGCCCTGACCTTCAAATACATACACGAG
Proteins encoded:
- a CDS encoding TIGR01906 family membrane protein, whose protein sequence is MSDKSPKPQEPDTDVHEDPDEPAFDWMKPKTSSGASPAAAATTSTAAAGAGQPESRADRKAAEAADAPAEPPLFADTLADASSGKQPSHYSEPLPTSALQVRPPEDEVARRNAEREQAAKVKPVGPRVFQVLLAVFYPVILLVLAVRAVTSPLFLWVEYNRPGFPGDGYGFNTDDRMTYGSYAVDYLSNWAGPRYLGGLVNQDGAKLFKDSEVAHMADVKTVILSSFGAGLLLIILSIIAIIYLRKRSNGGIRRGLFAGSIVTLVIIIGLAVLAVLSWQQFFTEFHRIFFANGTWTFSLEDTLIRLFPGQFWVDAGIVIGALVFIAATLTFIFTWPTKRRRGLVPREAERDAEDQDEASDGASDPAVAGDRG